In Sardina pilchardus chromosome 8, fSarPil1.1, whole genome shotgun sequence, a genomic segment contains:
- the cds2 gene encoding phosphatidate cytidylyltransferase 2: MTELRHRGVAENELQHQQSEDKGSDTEGRADGASDSETKADAGAPEVPAPADDTPEVLNKALSGLSSRWRNWWVRGILTLAMISFFFFIIYLGPIVLMMIVLCVQIKCFQEIITIGYSVYHSYHLPWFRTLSWYFLLCVNYFFYGETVTDYFFTLVQREMPLRILSKYHRFISFALYLTGFCMFVLSLVKKHYRLQFYMFGWTHVTLLIVVTQSHLIIHNLFEGMIWFIVPISCVICNDIMAYMFGFFFGRTPLIKLSPKKTWEGFIGGFFATVVFGILLSYVMSGWSYFVCPVEFNNDTNSFTVDCVPSELFQLQDYTLPAVLESITGWSTVRMYPFQIHTIALSSFASIMGPFGGFFASGFKRAFKIKDFANTIPGHGGIMDRFDCQYLMATFVNVYIASFIRGPNPTKVIQQLLALRLDQQLFIFNSLKTHLTEKGLLPAGEEVA, translated from the exons ATGACAGAACTACGGCACCGCGGCGTCGCGGAGAACGAGTTACAGCATCAACAATCAGAGGACAAG GGCTCAGACACAGAAGGACGGGCTGATGGCGCGTCAGACTCCGAGACCAAAGCCGATGCGGGCGCGCCCGAAGTCCCCGCTCCTGCTGACGACACACCGGAGGTTCTCAACAAGGCCCTGTCAGGACTGTCGTCAAG ATGGAGGAACTGGTGGGTGCGGGGTATCCTGACTCTGGCTATgatctccttcttcttcttcatcatctacCTGGGCCCCATAGTGCTGATGATGATT GTGCTGTGTGTCCAGATCAAATGCTTCCAGGAGATCATCACCATCGGCTACAGCGTGTACCACTCCTACCACCTGCCCTGGTTCAGGACGCTCAGCTG GTACTTCCTGTTGTGCGTGAACTACTTCTTCTATGGCGAGACGGTGACGGACTACTTCTTCACGCTGGTGCAGCGTGAGATGCCGCTGCGCATCCTCAGCAAGTACCACCGCTTCATCTCCTTCGCCCTCTACCTCACCG gcttttgcatgtttgtgctGAGCCTGGTGAAGAAGCACTATCGCCTGCAGTTCTACATG TTTGGCTGGACTCACGTGACCCTGCTGATTGTGGTCACTCAGTCCCACCTCATCATCCACAACCTCTTTGAGGGCATGATCTG gTTTATCGTGCCCATCTCCTGTGTCATCTGTAACGACATCATGGCCTACATGTTTGGCTTCTTCTTCGGACGCACACCACTCATCAAG cTCTCTCCCAAAAAGACGTGGGAGGGTTTTATCGGAGGCTTCTTTGCCACTGTTGTGTTTGGGATTCTG CTCTCCTATGTGATGTCGGGGTGGAGTTACTTTGTGTGTCCGGTGGAGTTCAACAATGACACCAACAGCTTCACGGTGGACTGCGTTCCCTCAGAGCTGTTCCAGCTGCAGGACTACACCCTCCCCGCTGTCCTGGAGTCCATCACTGGCTGG tCCACCGTGCGTATGTACCCGTTCCAGATCCACACCATCGCCCTGTCCAGCTTCGCCTCCATCATGGGACCCTTCGGAGGCTTCTTTGCCAGCGGCTTCAAAAGGGCCTTCAAGATCAAG GACTTTGCCAACACGATCCCGGGCCACGGTGGCATCATGGACCGCTTCGACTGCCAGTACCTCATGGCCACGTTCGTCAACGTCTACATCGCCAGCTTTATCAG ggGACCCAATCCCACCAAAGTGATCCAGCAGCTGCTGGCCCTGCGCCTGGACCAGCAGCTCTTCATCTTCAACTCGCTCAAGACCCACCTCACAGAGAAGGGGCTGCTGCCTGCCGGGGAGGAGGTGGCCTAG